Proteins encoded within one genomic window of Clupea harengus chromosome 10, Ch_v2.0.2, whole genome shotgun sequence:
- the agxta gene encoding alanine--glyoxylate and serine--pyruvate aminotransferase a, giving the protein MLSETIPPPTCLLKSYVVPHRHMFGPGPSNVPPRILAAGAQPILGHLHAETVEIMNHIKSGIQYAFQTNNSMTLAVSGPGHAAMECAIFNSVEPGESILIVVNGIWGERASEMAGRIGARVNTVVAAPGGYVTNKDIEQALEKYNPVVLFLCHGESSTGVVHPLDGIGGLCHRHNCLFLVDAVASLAGAPLHMDIQDIDILYTGSQKVLNAPPGTAPISFSERACQKIFNRKTKPVSYFLDMSWLANYWGCDGTPRMYHHTGPVSGFFCLREALAILSETGLENSWKQHKEVAEYFHEGLVAMGLKLFVQDKIMRLPTVTTIVAPSGYDWKEITAYIMKTHQIEISGGLGPSAGVVLRVGLMGCNSTKANVDMILAALADALKHCHKSRV; this is encoded by the exons ATGCTGTCCGAGACTATTCCCCCGCCAACATGCTTGCTGAAATCCTACGTGGTACCTCACCGCCACATGTTCGGACCTGGACCTTCCAATGTCCCTCCTCGGATTCTGGCGGCTGGGGCTCAGCCGATTTTAGGGCACTTGCACGCTGAGACTGTAGAG ATCATGAACCACATCAAAAGTGGAATCCAGTATGCTTTCCAAACCAACAACAGCATGACCCTAGCAGTGAGCGGCCCAGGCCATGCAGCCATGGAGTGTGCCATCTTCAACTCAGTGGAGCCAGGGGAGAGCATCCTTATTGTAGTGAATGGCATCTGGGGGGAGCGAGCATCCGAGATGGCAGGGAGGATAG GTGCCAGAGTTAACACAGTGGTTGCAGCTCCTGGTGGGTACGTTACCAATAAAGACATAGAGCAG GCCTTAGAGAAATATAACCCTGTGGTGCTATTTCTGTGTCATGGAGAATCATCCACTGGGGTGGTTCATCCTCTTGATGGCATTGGTGGTCTATGCCACAG GCACAACTGTTTGTTCCTGGTTGATGCAGTGGCATCACTGGCTGGTGCACCCCTCCACATGGACATACAAG ACATAGACATTTTGTACACTGGTTCGCAGAAGGTCTTGAACGCCCCTCCGGGGACTGCTCCCATCTCCTTTAGTGAGCGAGCATG TCAGAAAATCTTCAACAGGAAGACAAAGCCTGTATCCTACTTCCTTGATATGAGCTGGTTGGCCAACTACTGGGGCTGTGATGGCACACCAAGAAT GTACCACCACACTGGGCCAGTGTCTGGTTTCTTCTGTTTGCGGGAAGCCTTAGCCATTCTTTCTGAGACG GGTCTGGAGAACTCTTGGAAGCAACACAAAGAAGTGGCTGAGTATTTCCATGAGGGTCTTGTGGCAATGGGTCTCAAATTGTTTGTGCAGGACAAG ATAATGAGGTTGCCCACAGTGACCACTATTGTTGCCCCTTCTGGTTATGACTGGAAAGAGATCACTGCCTACATCATGAAAACCCATCAGATTGAGATCTCCGGAGGGCTCGGGCCGTCTGCTGGCGTG GTTCTGCGGGTAGGCCTGATGGGCTGCAACTCCACCAAGGCCAATGTGGACATGATATTAGCAGCCCTTGCAGATGCTCTTAAACATTGCCACAAAAGCAGAGTCTGA